In one window of Thermodesulfobacteriota bacterium DNA:
- a CDS encoding glycosyltransferase family 2 protein translates to MRKPRLSIGLPVYNGARYLFCCLDSILSQSYEDFELIISDNASTDSTQDICLKYASGDKRIKYFRNPKNLGASANFNAAFHKSEGEFFKWASYDDICAPGFFSECMELLESDPSDVLSHPRTMRIDADGRELGVYDLELSTSSEDPVERFRDLLLKKHACFQVFGIIRSEVLKKTKLIHNYSGSDRVLLAELSLYGKFREAPKPLFLRRSHPHESVRLFPDANRRYEWFDPSLAGKVNFTQWRLLAEYASSINRAPIPAGSKAACSLLITKWAAMHWRHFAHDMKNAGIDMLHVDALSRLMQSGLRATKQGMVSVSGILGIYRK, encoded by the coding sequence ATGAGAAAACCGAGATTGAGCATCGGGCTGCCGGTCTATAACGGGGCAAGATACCTTTTCTGCTGTCTCGATTCGATACTCTCGCAGAGCTACGAGGATTTCGAGCTCATCATATCAGACAACGCCTCAACCGACTCGACGCAAGACATCTGCCTGAAATACGCCTCAGGGGACAAGCGTATCAAATACTTCCGCAACCCCAAAAACCTCGGGGCCTCGGCAAACTTCAACGCCGCCTTCCACAAGTCCGAGGGTGAATTCTTCAAGTGGGCCTCCTACGACGACATATGCGCCCCGGGCTTTTTCTCCGAATGCATGGAGCTCCTTGAAAGCGACCCGTCGGACGTGTTGAGCCACCCCCGGACCATGCGCATAGACGCAGACGGGCGGGAGCTTGGGGTCTACGACCTTGAGCTAAGCACCTCCTCGGAGGACCCGGTCGAGCGCTTCCGGGACCTCCTGCTTAAGAAGCACGCCTGCTTCCAGGTCTTCGGCATCATAAGGAGCGAGGTCCTCAAAAAGACGAAGCTAATACACAATTACTCGGGCTCCGACAGGGTGCTCCTTGCCGAGCTTTCGCTTTACGGGAAGTTCAGGGAGGCGCCAAAGCCGCTCTTTTTGAGGAGGAGCCACCCGCATGAATCGGTCCGCCTTTTCCCTGACGCAAACCGGCGCTACGAATGGTTCGATCCTTCCCTGGCCGGAAAAGTAAACTTCACGCAATGGAGGCTCCTGGCAGAATACGCGAGTTCCATAAACCGTGCTCCCATCCCGGCCGGAAGCAAGGCGGCTTGCTCTCTTCTAATCACGAAATGGGCCGCCATGCACTGGAGGCACTTCGCGCATGACATGAAGAACGCCGGAATAGACATGCTCCATGTGGATGCCCTATCGCGACTTATGCAGAGCGGGCTGCGTGCCACAAAGCAAGGCATGGTCTCTGTCTCGGGTATATTGGGAATATACAGGAAGTGA